The Streptomyces kanamyceticus genome window below encodes:
- a CDS encoding glycoside hydrolase family 3 protein, with protein MSQTDDLDHRLRGIISGLTLEEKVGQLFVMHVYGESAVDPDPADVETNLRELGVRDAAELIATYRLGGVIYFGWAHNTRSPQQIAELSNGIQKVAAEQPSGIPVLISVDQEHGIVARVGAPATLLPGAMAIGASGSHDMAREAARIAGAELRALGIRQDHAPDADVNVDPANPVIGVRSFGSEPDAVAGFVTAQIEGYRSAGIATAAKHFPGHGDTMDDSHTELPRIHHTREEWDRVDAPPFRAAVAAGVDSVMTAHIVVPALDPAGDPATLSRPILTGVLREELGYDGVISTDSLAMRGVRTKYGDDRVAVLALKAGVDQLLNPPNPEAAWNAVLQAVADGELTEGRIEESVLRVLRMKAKVGLLDGLVTGDGPVTGEGIAPSDGTDAGTTADAVDTTVGTPAHLAAADRIAEATTTLLRDDHALLPLSPRTHPEILVVGVDPGSPSGTTGPPTSVLADTLTGLGFTATARSTGTAPDDAAVAEAVAAAKGKDAVLVATYNVAARTTARDNTQAANAALDRAARPGRAGNYAAPSTDGQAVLVAALKATGVPVIALAVRNPHDIAHLPDVDASLASYSWTDVELRAAARVIAGRAAPRGRLPVPVRRADDPAQVLYPVGHGLTY; from the coding sequence GTGTCCCAGACCGACGACCTCGACCACCGCCTGCGCGGGATCATCTCCGGCCTGACCCTGGAGGAGAAGGTCGGCCAGCTCTTCGTGATGCACGTGTACGGCGAGAGCGCCGTCGATCCGGACCCGGCGGACGTCGAGACCAACCTCCGGGAGCTGGGGGTGCGCGACGCCGCCGAGCTGATCGCCACGTACCGCCTCGGCGGCGTCATCTACTTCGGCTGGGCCCACAACACCCGCTCCCCGCAGCAGATCGCGGAGCTCTCCAACGGCATCCAGAAGGTCGCGGCGGAACAGCCGTCCGGCATCCCCGTGCTGATCTCGGTGGACCAGGAGCACGGCATCGTCGCCCGCGTCGGCGCCCCCGCGACCCTGCTGCCCGGCGCGATGGCGATCGGCGCGTCGGGGTCGCACGACATGGCCCGCGAGGCCGCCCGCATCGCGGGCGCCGAGCTGCGCGCCCTCGGCATCCGCCAGGACCACGCCCCGGACGCCGACGTGAACGTCGACCCCGCCAATCCCGTCATCGGCGTACGGTCCTTCGGCTCGGAGCCCGACGCCGTCGCCGGATTCGTCACCGCGCAGATCGAGGGGTACCGGAGCGCGGGCATCGCGACGGCGGCCAAGCACTTCCCCGGGCACGGCGACACCATGGACGACAGCCACACCGAGCTGCCGCGCATCCACCACACCCGCGAGGAGTGGGACCGCGTCGACGCCCCGCCGTTCCGCGCGGCCGTCGCGGCGGGCGTCGACTCGGTGATGACCGCGCACATCGTGGTGCCCGCGCTCGATCCGGCCGGGGACCCCGCCACCCTGTCACGGCCGATCCTGACCGGCGTGCTCCGCGAGGAGCTCGGCTACGACGGCGTGATCTCCACGGACTCGCTCGCGATGCGCGGCGTACGCACGAAGTACGGCGACGACCGCGTGGCCGTGCTCGCGCTCAAGGCGGGCGTCGACCAGCTCCTGAACCCGCCGAACCCCGAGGCCGCGTGGAACGCGGTGCTCCAGGCCGTCGCCGACGGCGAGTTGACCGAGGGGCGCATCGAGGAGTCGGTGCTGCGCGTCCTGCGCATGAAGGCGAAGGTGGGGCTCCTCGACGGCCTCGTGACCGGTGACGGACCCGTGACCGGTGAAGGAATCGCACCCAGTGACGGCACCGACGCAGGCACCACGGCCGACGCCGTCGACACCACCGTCGGCACCCCCGCCCACCTCGCCGCCGCCGACCGCATCGCCGAGGCGACCACGACCCTGCTGCGCGACGACCACGCCCTGCTGCCGCTGTCCCCGCGCACGCACCCCGAGATCCTGGTGGTCGGGGTGGACCCCGGTTCGCCGTCCGGCACGACGGGCCCGCCGACCTCGGTGCTCGCCGACACCCTGACCGGCCTCGGCTTCACCGCGACGGCCCGCTCCACGGGAACGGCCCCCGACGACGCGGCCGTCGCGGAGGCGGTGGCGGCGGCGAAGGGCAAGGACGCGGTCCTCGTGGCGACCTACAACGTGGCGGCGCGCACCACGGCGCGGGACAACACCCAGGCGGCCAACGCCGCGCTGGACAGGGCGGCCCGGCCCGGCAGGGCCGGGAACTACGCCGCGCCTTCGACCGACGGGCAGGCCGTCCTGGTCGCCGCGCTCAAGGCCACCGGCGTCCCCGTGATCGCCCTCGCCGTCCGCAACCCCCACGACATCGCGCACCTGCCCGACGTGGATGCCTCACTCGCCTCGTACTCCTGGACGGACGTCGAACTGCGCGCCGCGGCACGGGTGATCGCGGGCCGCGCCGCGCCCCGGGGCCGACTGCCCGTGCCGGTGCGGCGGGCGGACGATCCGGCGCAGGTGCTGTACCCGGTCGGCCACGGCCTGACGTACTGA
- a CDS encoding sugar phosphate isomerase/epimerase family protein, with amino-acid sequence MKLAFSTLGVPGLPLPDVLRLATAHGYHGVELRAHPEEPVHQGLGLVERADVAASFKSAGIEILGIAGYAQVAAPGEDEPVLDEIRSLVALARDLGAPFVRVFPGGGTEQSADEADATAARRLGTAARHAADAGVRILLETHDSHRTGADVTRVVGTVGHRQVGALWDLMHTWLGGEPVTDTFAALSPYLGYVQVKDIASADDTTPLPLGTGTLPLAECVALLNQENWDGWLCWEYEKRWYEGAAPLPEALGPGRELLTRLVTRTG; translated from the coding sequence ATGAAACTCGCCTTCTCCACTCTCGGCGTCCCCGGACTCCCCCTGCCCGACGTGCTGCGCCTGGCCACCGCCCACGGCTACCACGGCGTGGAGCTCCGCGCGCACCCCGAGGAGCCGGTCCACCAAGGGCTCGGTCTGGTCGAACGCGCCGATGTGGCCGCCTCGTTCAAGTCGGCGGGCATCGAGATCCTCGGCATCGCGGGGTACGCGCAGGTGGCCGCGCCCGGCGAGGACGAGCCCGTCCTCGACGAGATCCGTTCCCTCGTCGCGCTCGCCCGCGACCTGGGCGCGCCCTTCGTCCGCGTGTTCCCCGGCGGCGGCACGGAGCAGAGCGCGGACGAGGCCGACGCGACGGCCGCCCGGCGCCTTGGCACCGCCGCGCGCCACGCCGCCGACGCGGGCGTACGCATCCTCCTGGAGACGCACGACTCGCACCGCACCGGCGCCGACGTCACCCGCGTCGTCGGCACGGTCGGGCACCGGCAGGTCGGCGCGCTGTGGGACCTGATGCACACCTGGCTCGGCGGCGAGCCGGTCACCGACACGTTCGCCGCGCTCTCGCCCTACCTCGGCTACGTCCAGGTGAAGGACATCGCGTCGGCCGACGACACGACACCGCTCCCCCTCGGCACCGGCACCCTGCCGCTCGCCGAGTGCGTGGCCCTCCTCAACCAGGAGAACTGGGACGGCTGGCTGTGCTGGGAGTACGAGAAGCGCTGGTACGAAGGGGCGGCGCCCCTGCCGGAGGCACTCGGTCCGGGCCGCGAACTCCTGACGCGCCTGGTCACGCGGACAGGCTGA
- a CDS encoding bifunctional helix-turn-helix transcriptional regulator/GNAT family N-acetyltransferase, translating to MANPSRAVRTPIHEIRAFNRFYTNLIGALDYSRHLYVPYTLTESRVLYELAHAPHLDAADLRSELSLDAGYLSRLLGKFERAGLVERAPSAPDPRRQRITLTARGRDAADLLDERSREAVGSLVADVPAAERERLAAAMRTVRGILEGAAAGSVADSAADSVRPSSRPRQADLLLREPGPGDLGWIVQRNAAVYAAEFGWNADYEGLVARLVADFAQDHDPHLERVWIAELDGRPVGCVMCVRDEAPGTARLRLLLVERDARGLGLGDQLIGACVEFARGVGYRDLVLWTNDVLEAARTLYQRHGFVLVAEKPHRSFGADLVGQDWRLPLHERRRG from the coding sequence ATGGCGAATCCGTCCCGCGCGGTCCGCACGCCGATTCATGAGATCCGTGCGTTCAACCGCTTCTACACGAACCTGATCGGCGCGCTCGACTACAGCCGTCACCTGTACGTGCCCTACACGCTCACCGAGTCGCGCGTGCTGTACGAGCTCGCCCATGCGCCGCACCTCGACGCGGCCGACCTGCGGTCGGAACTCTCCCTCGACGCCGGGTACTTGAGCAGGCTGCTCGGCAAGTTCGAGCGGGCCGGTCTTGTCGAGCGCGCGCCGTCCGCGCCCGATCCGCGGCGGCAGCGGATCACGCTGACCGCGCGGGGCAGGGACGCCGCCGATCTGCTCGACGAGCGGTCACGGGAGGCCGTCGGGTCGCTGGTCGCCGATGTGCCCGCCGCCGAGCGCGAGCGGCTCGCCGCGGCGATGCGCACGGTCAGGGGGATCCTGGAGGGGGCGGCAGCGGGTTCGGTTGCGGACTCGGCTGCGGACTCGGTTCGGCCGTCGTCCCGACCTCGGCAGGCAGACCTGCTGCTCAGGGAGCCAGGGCCGGGCGATCTGGGATGGATCGTGCAGCGCAACGCCGCCGTCTACGCGGCCGAGTTCGGCTGGAACGCCGACTACGAAGGGCTCGTCGCCCGGCTCGTCGCCGACTTCGCCCAGGACCACGACCCCCATCTGGAGCGGGTGTGGATCGCCGAGCTCGACGGGCGGCCCGTGGGGTGCGTGATGTGCGTGCGGGACGAGGCACCGGGGACGGCGCGGCTGCGGCTGCTGCTCGTCGAGCGGGACGCGCGGGGCCTCGGACTCGGCGATCAACTCATCGGCGCCTGCGTGGAGTTCGCCCGAGGCGTCGGCTACCGGGACCTCGTCCTGTGGACCAACGACGTACTCGAAGCGGCCCGCACGCTCTACCAGCGGCACGGCTTCGTGCTCGTCGCCGAGAAGCCGCACCGCTCCTTCGGCGCCGATCTCGTGGGCCAGGACTGGCGGCTTCCGCTGCACGAACGGCGGCGGGGTTGA
- a CDS encoding Uma2 family endonuclease → MAVMVMNAPSAWDALDGVNLPRGYRVEITEGKIIMTPQGEYQWKVILKAAPQIEQQLAAHGDILSDVMIDFPSSEYGYAPDLAIVAPGAERNNRGRFEWHSLEAVLEVVSKSSRDNGFNKKFRLYAECGIPVYVVIDPEVGACTVHRGPTRTGTYDDATDIAFGQDLVLPLQGREITVRTDGFPKSGDLD, encoded by the coding sequence ATGGCAGTCATGGTCATGAATGCACCCAGCGCCTGGGACGCGCTCGACGGCGTCAATCTTCCCCGCGGTTACCGCGTCGAGATCACGGAGGGGAAGATCATCATGACGCCTCAAGGCGAGTACCAGTGGAAGGTCATCCTCAAGGCCGCCCCTCAGATCGAGCAGCAACTCGCCGCCCACGGCGACATCCTCTCGGACGTCATGATCGACTTCCCGTCCAGCGAGTACGGCTACGCCCCCGACCTCGCGATCGTCGCCCCGGGCGCCGAGCGCAACAACCGGGGCCGCTTCGAGTGGCACAGCCTCGAAGCGGTACTCGAAGTCGTCTCGAAGAGCAGCAGGGACAACGGCTTCAACAAGAAGTTCCGTCTGTACGCCGAGTGCGGCATTCCGGTCTACGTGGTGATCGACCCCGAGGTCGGCGCTTGCACCGTTCACCGCGGTCCGACCAGGACGGGAACGTACGACGACGCCACGGACATCGCGTTCGGGCAGGATCTGGTCCTGCCGCTCCAGGGGCGGGAGATCACGGTCAGGACCGACGGGTTCCCCAAGTCCGGCGACCTCGACTGA
- a CDS encoding LysE family translocator, whose product MEFLLTSLVVCVTPGTGVLFTISAGLSRGTRAAVIAAVGCTLGVVPHMIAAITGLAALLNASAVAFETLKYLGVAYLLYMAWSTLRDKSELTAERGGEGADEPRSAGRTILTGVLINILNPKLTLFFLAFLPQFVAADEPYAFLRMTELSAYFMLITFVVFAAYGRFAAAMRSHVISRPHVVSWMRRTFAVAFAALGARLAFL is encoded by the coding sequence ATGGAATTTCTGCTCACCTCCCTCGTCGTCTGTGTGACACCCGGTACCGGTGTCCTCTTCACGATCTCGGCCGGTCTCTCCCGGGGCACCCGCGCCGCGGTGATCGCCGCCGTCGGCTGCACGCTCGGTGTCGTACCGCACATGATCGCCGCGATCACCGGTCTCGCGGCACTCCTGAACGCCAGCGCGGTCGCCTTCGAGACGCTCAAGTACCTGGGCGTGGCCTACCTCTTGTACATGGCGTGGAGCACGCTGCGGGACAAGAGCGAGCTGACCGCGGAGCGCGGGGGCGAGGGCGCGGACGAGCCGCGCTCCGCGGGCCGCACCATCCTCACCGGCGTACTGATCAACATCCTCAACCCGAAGCTCACGCTGTTCTTCCTCGCGTTCCTGCCGCAGTTCGTGGCCGCGGACGAGCCCTACGCCTTCCTGCGCATGACCGAGCTCAGCGCGTACTTCATGCTGATCACGTTCGTGGTCTTCGCGGCGTACGGCCGGTTCGCGGCGGCGATGCGCAGTCATGTCATCTCGCGTCCGCACGTGGTGAGTTGGATGCGGCGCACGTTCGCGGTGGCGTTCGCGGCGCTGGGCGCGCGGCTGGCGTTTCTCTGA
- the pdxR gene encoding MocR-like pyridoxine biosynthesis transcription factor PdxR, with translation MNRSNGSASDRSITPERPGGAPATSDFLQLDTGDAPRGGIADWLARQIRGAIADGRLATGSRLPATRALADELRVSRGVVTEAYRRLTEDGHVAGRGRGGTVVLATPARTRPTPVPRRVVDGPSSASDGLFTAPPDDLGVFDAIRAAPARIDLSPGLPDLSAFPRAAWLRAERAVLAGLAPADFGYGDPRGAPALRGAVARWLSRNRGIVADPADVMIVNGTAQALRLLVDVLRAEGISQVAVEEPGSLGVRQHLRPLGTPPVPVDAQGVRVDALRATGAPAVLLTPAHQFPTGAVLGGERRRELMDWAREGGLVIEDDYDAEHRYDRPAVPALHALLPAHVCYAGSVSKLLAPALRLGWLLAPPAYRDALADAKRLVDLGNAALPQLVLAHLMESGDLERHLRLIRKHHRRRRDAMIQAIGTHLPGAKVHGAAAGLHLTITFDASAYDAPDTALATAALAHGVKVHPLSWHTQLPHAPGLVLGYAATGTAEIAEGVAALGRLM, from the coding sequence ATGAACAGGTCCAATGGATCGGCTTCCGACAGGTCCATAACGCCGGAGCGGCCCGGGGGCGCACCCGCCACCTCCGACTTCCTCCAGCTCGACACCGGCGACGCGCCAAGGGGCGGCATCGCCGACTGGCTGGCGCGGCAGATCAGGGGCGCGATCGCGGACGGGCGCCTCGCCACCGGCAGCAGGCTCCCCGCCACCCGCGCCCTCGCCGACGAACTGCGCGTCTCCCGTGGCGTGGTGACCGAGGCGTACCGGCGCCTGACGGAGGACGGGCACGTGGCGGGCCGGGGCAGGGGCGGCACGGTGGTCCTCGCGACACCGGCCCGTACGCGACCGACTCCCGTCCCACGCAGGGTGGTTGACGGCCCGTCATCTGCTTCCGATGGCCTCTTCACCGCACCCCCTGACGACCTCGGCGTCTTCGACGCCATCCGCGCCGCGCCCGCCCGCATCGACCTGTCACCCGGCCTGCCCGACCTGTCGGCGTTCCCGCGCGCGGCCTGGCTGCGCGCCGAGCGGGCCGTGCTCGCCGGACTCGCCCCCGCGGACTTCGGGTACGGGGATCCGCGCGGCGCCCCCGCCCTGCGGGGCGCCGTCGCGCGCTGGCTCTCCCGGAACCGAGGGATCGTCGCGGACCCGGCCGACGTGATGATCGTCAACGGCACGGCCCAGGCGCTGCGCCTGCTCGTCGACGTACTGCGCGCCGAAGGGATCTCCCAGGTGGCTGTCGAGGAACCGGGCTCCCTCGGCGTACGCCAGCATCTGCGGCCGCTCGGCACGCCGCCCGTACCGGTGGACGCGCAGGGCGTCCGCGTCGACGCGCTGCGGGCCACCGGGGCGCCCGCCGTGCTGCTCACACCGGCCCACCAGTTCCCGACCGGCGCCGTGCTCGGCGGGGAACGGCGCCGCGAACTGATGGACTGGGCCCGCGAAGGCGGCCTCGTCATCGAGGACGACTACGACGCGGAGCACCGCTACGACCGCCCCGCCGTCCCCGCGCTGCACGCCCTGCTCCCGGCGCACGTCTGCTACGCGGGCAGCGTGTCCAAGCTGCTCGCGCCCGCGCTGCGGCTGGGCTGGCTGCTCGCCCCGCCCGCGTACCGGGACGCCCTCGCGGACGCCAAGCGCCTCGTGGACCTCGGCAACGCGGCGCTGCCCCAGCTCGTCCTCGCCCACCTGATGGAATCGGGCGACCTGGAACGCCACTTGCGCCTCATCCGCAAGCACCACCGCAGGCGCAGGGACGCGATGATCCAGGCGATCGGGACGCACCTGCCGGGCGCGAAGGTGCACGGCGCGGCGGCGGGCCTGCACTTGACGATCACCTTCGACGCGTCGGCGTACGACGCCCCCGACACGGCCCTGGCCACGGCCGCCCTCGCCCACGGAGTCAAGGTCCACCCCCTCTCCTGGCACACCCAACTCCCGCACGCTCCGGGCCTGGTACTCGGCTACGCGGCGACCGGCACGGCGGAGATCGCGGAGGGGGTGGCGGCGCTGGGACGGCTGATGTGA